The genome window ACGGATTAAAGACAAAGACTATTAATCCGCAGATTTCGCAGATTAACTCGGATTAAAGACAAAAATATTGGAACACAAAACGCACGAATAAGAAGCACGAATGAGACGAATAACTGAAAAAACCTTTTGGACCACGAATTACACGAATGAGACGAATTTTTTGGGAAAACTGAGGAAAACGACAAATGCTCAAGAATTTTTTTGTCGTTGAAATGTCGGTCTTTAATCTGTGAGAATCTGCGTAATCTGCGGATAAAAAATCATGGTGTGACCCTGGTGGAGTTGCCGGTGTCGCAGGAGATCCGCAGAAAGGCGCGATATCCGCGGATTCTCGCAGATCCCGGATCGGGTCCGGGAGAAGCTTTCATGGATGTAGGGGCACGGCGGGCCGTGCCCGAAGACGGATTCCCGCTTGCGCGGGAATGACAAAGAGAGGGTCTTATCCCTCTCCCTGAGGGAGAGGGTTTGGGTGAGGGGGTTCCCCATGTGGGCGCCGCAGATGAAAAACAGGTTTTCATTATGGGTCGATAATGATTGAAGGGATTGGAAAGAGCCCTTTCCCCGGGTAAACACCGGGTCCGGGCGAGTAGGCGCTTCAGGCGCCTCCGAGCCGGACCCGGTGTATTATTAAAAAAGAATACGCAAAAACAATAGATCCGCAGATTCCGCAGATTAACGCAGATTAGAATGAATGGAAATCTTCGGGGGCAAGAGATATAAGAATCGAACCAGAAGGGGCCTAAGACTCTTTTTGTCGCTGAAAGTTTGTTTCTTAATCTGAGAAAATCTGCGTAATCTGCGGATAGAGACTTAACCGAATCTGTGGCTGGCGAGGGAAAATGAAGCGGCAGGGGTACACGCTGGTTGAGATGCTGGTCGTTCTGGCGATCATCGCGCTCATGATGGTCATTGTGGTTCCCCGTTTTGCCGTTTCGCAGAAGGGGGAGGGCCTCAAGGGGGCCGCGAACGAGCTCGGCTCAATGTTACGAACCGCCCGCCGCATCGCAATCACGAAGCGCCAGGTCCGCGCGCTCGCCCTCGATATCTATTCGATTCCGGCTGAATTCATGATCATGAGATGGGATGAAGATCCTGATCCCACCAAGTCCACATGGATTCAGGATGAGGGGACGGAAACGCATAGGTTCACCGATGAAAATGTCGCGGTTGTGGCGGTAACGACGCGAAACTGGGGCGGCGGCTCAAGTCTGGATATCACGCGAACGGATGATATGAATCCTTTCGACGGCGCTGAGGAGCTTTGCACCGGGACACCACCCTACTTCGATTCCAATGAAAGGTTATTCAATCCACAAATTAATGCTTCGGGAGCCCCGGCTTACGGCAATAGCCACGTGAATGTGGTTTACCA of Candidatus Abyssobacteria bacterium SURF_5 contains these proteins:
- a CDS encoding prepilin-type N-terminal cleavage/methylation domain-containing protein, which translates into the protein MKRQGYTLVEMLVVLAIIALMMVIVVPRFAVSQKGEGLKGAANELGSMLRTARRIAITKRQVRALALDIYSIPAEFMIMRWDEDPDPTKSTWIQDEGTETHRFTDENVAVVAVTTRNWGGGSSLDITRTDDMNPFDGAEELCTGTPPYFDSNERLFNPQINASGAPAYGNSHVNVVYHLIKFQPTGTADEALIYLWNIEENRREIPTAEYA